Genomic window (Magnolia sinica isolate HGM2019 chromosome 6, MsV1, whole genome shotgun sequence):
CTATGATACTTAGGTGGGGttcactatgatatttgtgagaaatccataccatccatccattttaagagctcattttaagatatgctaCACAAAATtagatgatccaaaactcaactgggctgCACAAGAGGAAATAGTtaggattcagtgaccaccgttgtgGCCACGAAGTTTCATATTATGCTAAGTTttgggtgttttcacttcatcctagtgtaaatgaccttataaagggtttggatgggaTGGTATATAAGCATCAAGGTAGATCTAGGAAGGTTTTAAAaagtaggaaactctttcccaaGTTTTTTCCTCTCgcgcggcccacctgagttttgtatccaccttgtttttggtctcatgtcttaaaataacaACATATGAATAGTGTgaatttattacaaacatcatgAGGGGTCCCACCTAGCATACCTGTGCAGGAATTTCTTGTGAAACCCTTTCGCACATAATCCGTATCcccctaaaacgatctctacaaatggatggatggtgtgtgtgtacagagagagagagagagagagagagagaggggggggtggTTTGGTTTCCTCTCacgcggcccacctgagttttgtatccaccttgtTTTTGGTCTACCttgtttttggtctcatgtcttaaaataacaatagatgaatagtgtgaatttattacaaacatcatgAGGggtcccacctagcatcctaTGCAGGAATTTCTTCAGAAAGCCTTTCGCACATAATCCGCATCcccctaaaacgatctctacaagtggatggatggtgtgtgtgtatatatggagagagagaggcatgctcacctacccacctatgcacgtgtgcaccttttcacacatgtcatgggtgtcgaatccgaacggtccataagatgtggaatcccatgaaatcatatgcggtgaattttcaccccgatctgaGATTCTGGTAAGCCATaaaaaagagaaattcaaatcaagggaaaaaactgtttgcatttttcatggcccaccaaagtttcggatcaaagtaaaaattagtaCCAGAGgctttcatgaggttctgcttcatgtggaccgttcagatttgcgaGATTCATCAGATATGACGAggtctcaaaaaagttcatataTGTACTACGTAGAAACTGGTTCGCagggtgtgtatatatatatatatatatatatatatatacatatatcatggtgggcccacagaactttggtTCGGCAGTCTCTCGTCCAACTGTCAGCCCAAACATGCCAGTGTTTACCACCCCGAATTCCCATTCCTTTCTTCGGGTTACGACTCCACCCAACTTTTAGTCTAAAAACCTATTATACAATACCCTGCCAGACTAATAATTAACCgtggacatgcatgcataaacgCCAACGTGGCATGATGTACCTCCTTCTCAACCGTCagaatcatgggacccacttcccAAGCTGTATATCCAAAATATCTTTGATTTTGACACCACCATCAGCGAGCTTTTTCTTCAACCGTTGACCCTTTGTCATCTTTACCATCCATTTGATTAGCAATAAATCGACGGAAATTACCCCTTTAATTTTCAGTTTAGGCCGGTATATGGTACGTGTGACTCGTGTGAATTGAAATACATGGAGGGAACCCATAGATGGGATATATGCAGGGTCATGATAACCCATGCTCTCGCAGTGCATGGTACCCATGTCCCTATATACTCCCATCCCATCTTAGCAAACGAAATCGcagctttcctttcttttcaccTCCCAACCGAGAAACTACAGTACACCAATCCGTGAAGATTGATATGATCACGCATACTCCGATCCTTAAAACTGGCCCCACTGATcagtaatccacaccgtccatatgataATCCCTACCATGAATGTAAAACCTCCCAAAAATCTCTCATTCTATACAATCAAAACCCTTCAATCAATCACCCAAAATAGATGATCAAAACATTTAAAACACAGCAATGTAAGCTATTTCTAAATCATCCACCGCCCATTTCAAAGCCCATCAAAACAACGATCCAGATCTCTCAAGACtgccccaaaaaagaaaaaagagcacTTGTAGAAGaacccaagctctccttttcatgtTCCCCACAACCCCTCTCTGTCATGGGTTTcagctccctctctctcctccttataATCACCACCACCTCCTCCCTTCTCTTCTCCCTCACCGCCCAACACCACCACCTCGACCACCTCATGCGAGACTACGCTTTCCGGTGCTACACCAACCACCCAAAAACCGCCTTCCTCTACACAATCCCCCTCCCCTACAACCTCTCCGGCATCCGGGCCCACACAATCCGCTACCGCAGCGGCAGCCTCCACAGGTACGGAGCACGAATTCAGCAGTTCCGCCTCGCGCCTGGCGCTAACGTGCGCCCCTACGTGGAGCGACTTATCATAGTCCAGCAGCATTGGGGGAACTGGTCCTCTGTTTACTACAAGAGCACAAAAACCACATCCGATTTCCACCTCATCTCTCCCGTCCTCGGCCTTTTCGCTTACGATGCCGACAATCTCACGGACCCGTCGGGTATTGAAATTTTCATGGAGAAGCCAATGACCGTTGATTTCTCTAACGTGGCAGTTCCTCCACCGGAGAATTCACGACCGTTGTGTGCTTACTTCGGTCCTGACGGTAGCGTTAGTGTGTATAATCAGAGCCAATCAACGGCTGGCGTTTGTTTTGGATTCGGACAAGGACATTATGGAATGGTGATTAAGAACATGCCAGAGTGGCCGGGGAAGGTGGGCCGTAGCGGCGGTGATGGGGAGATTAGTAAGTGGAAGGTTGTTATCGGAAGCTCCATCGGTGGGATTTTGGTGGCAATGCTTCTTGGATTGCTTTGTGTTGCgcttgtgaaaatgaagaagaagacgaagataGCGGAAATGGAGAGGAGAGCTTATGAAGAAGAAGCATTGGAGGTTTCTATGGTGGGGCATTTTAGAGCTCCGACAGCGCCGGCGATGAGGACTTTGCCGGCccttgaaaatgattatactccTTGAATTTTCATTTTCGAAGAAAAggcagaaaaaaagaaaagaaagtaaggTCATCTCATTTCGATAAAAGACCCATCCCCTATCTTgatgattattatttttaggaaattaaagtaggatttttcttttattttatttttgcggGATTTGATCGGTGGCGCCGGTGAGTAGACGGCGAGTATAAAATGATTCTttggaatttgtgtaatttttcttttatttaatttaaattttttgcaTTTTAGTTCacatatttcatttattttatggATGTTTGGTTTTTTggagaatttttttatttatgatttttttcttgaaaatttgaaattgggttgggttttgTTTATTTAAGGGAGTTATTTAATGCACTGATTTTTGTGATGGTTGATGTGCAGGCGCTTGAAAATGTAAGTATTGATATGTTCTTGAATTTAAActaactaaattgtggaacctaaattagattgtttgaacaatcctaGAATGCATTTTCTTGAAAGAAAACTATTGAAGAGTTTG
Coding sequences:
- the LOC131250135 gene encoding uncharacterized protein LOC131250135; the protein is MIKTFKTQQCKLFLNHPPPISKPIKTTIQISQDCPKKEKRALVEEPKLSFSCSPQPLSVMGFSSLSLLLIITTTSSLLFSLTAQHHHLDHLMRDYAFRCYTNHPKTAFLYTIPLPYNLSGIRAHTIRYRSGSLHRYGARIQQFRLAPGANVRPYVERLIIVQQHWGNWSSVYYKSTKTTSDFHLISPVLGLFAYDADNLTDPSGIEIFMEKPMTVDFSNVAVPPPENSRPLCAYFGPDGSVSVYNQSQSTAGVCFGFGQGHYGMVIKNMPEWPGKVGRSGGDGEISKWKVVIGSSIGGILVAMLLGLLCVALVKMKKKTKIAEMERRAYEEEALEVSMVGHFRAPTAPAMRTLPALENDYTP